In Helianthus annuus cultivar XRQ/B chromosome 9, HanXRQr2.0-SUNRISE, whole genome shotgun sequence, the following are encoded in one genomic region:
- the LOC110876951 gene encoding uncharacterized protein LOC110876951: MSCNCNMFVFGLGQTLCHLINLRFAIGSIRTVASFCAEEKVMRVYRDKCAGPERMGIKQGLIAGAGFGVSCFLLFCVYATSFYTRAWLVEAGTTTFPKVFREAAGNHDCPFKVKLVVPPSYVLITQTLDKFLKHIIERVLARNRLVRIGFGPARVSARDGFRIATVFKPTRVFAWDEFRVGPGFGLVSNRFQNF; encoded by the exons ATGAGTTGTAATTGTAACATGTTTGTATTTGGTTTGGGTCAAACCCTGTGccaccttattaatcttagattTGCGATTGGAAGTATAAGGACTGTAGCATCTTTTTGCGCTGAAGAGAAAGTGATGCGGGTTTATAGAGATAAATGTGCAGGTCCCGAAAGAATGGGGATAAAACAAGGTTTGATCGCGGGGGCTGGGTTTGGAGTATCGTGTTTCTTACTTTTTTGTGTGTATGCAACTAGCTTTTACACCAGAGCTTGGCTTGTTGAGGCGGGAACAACTACATTCCCTAAAGTTTTCCG GGAGGCTGCTGGGAATCATGATTGTCCTTTTAAAGTTAAGTTGGTTGTTCCTCCGTCTTATGTTCTTATCACTCAAACTCTTGATAAG TTCTTGAAGCATATTATAGAACGGGTTTTGGCACGGAACAGGTTGGTTCGGATCGGGTTCGGGCCGGCACGGGTTTCCGCACGGGACGGGTTTCGGATCGCAACGGTTTTTAAGCCGACACGAGTTTTCGCATGGGACGAGTTTCGGGTCGGGCCGGGTTTCGGTTTGGTTTCGAATCGATTTcaaaatttttag
- the LOC110880134 gene encoding cytochrome c-type biogenesis CcmH-like mitochondrial protein, whose translation MENEEDPVKKQQIVDARARNISHNVRCLECGSQSIEESQADIAVLLRKLIRDEIKSGKSDKDIYKKLENEYGETILYAPKFDWQTAALWLSPLLIAGAAGGIWAYGRHRQRTNVHLLALNLTRGIPLTPREKEAMLEILTPPPSQGILPSSPWWTRWLPK comes from the exons ATGGAAAACGAGGAGGATCCTGTGAAGAAACAGCAGATTGTGGATGCGCGGGCAAGAAACATCAGTCACAATGTCCGTTGCTTAGAGTGTGGTAGTCAGTCCATTGAAGAATCTCAAGCTGATATTGCTGTTCTCCTTAGGAAG CTTATTCGCGATGAAATCAAATCAGGAAAAAGCGACAAAGACATCTATAAAAAGCTTGAAAACGAGTATGGGGAAACAATACTTTACGCTCCAAAGTTTGACTGGCAGACTGCAGCCTTGTGGCTATCACCG CTTCTGATTGCTGGTGCTGCTGGCGGAATATGGGCGTACGGTAGGCACAGGCAAAGGACTAATGTGCACTTACTGGCGTTGAACCTAACTAGAGGGATCCCGTTGACCCCGAGAGAGAAGGAAGCCATGCTAGAGATCCTAACCCCGCCCCCATCTCAAGGGATTCTTCCTTCGTCCCCGTGGTGGACTAGGTGGCTGCCTAAATGA